From Algoriphagus sp. NG3, the proteins below share one genomic window:
- a CDS encoding PaaI family thioesterase, translating to MDKKQNRKFKRLIRFINWYPPFLFSGIRVVDYAEDFSRFRTRLKLTWYNRNLVGAAFGGSLYSMCDPFFMFIILIQLGEEYIVWDKHACIEFVKPGKGTVYAEFQLSPEQIADVKMTVDKEGKAVFEFACEVVDADKNIVAKVSKGVYVRRKDFVKPNG from the coding sequence ATGGATAAGAAGCAGAACAGAAAGTTTAAAAGACTCATACGGTTTATTAATTGGTATCCGCCATTTCTGTTTTCAGGAATCAGGGTTGTTGATTATGCGGAAGATTTTTCCCGCTTTCGTACTCGCCTAAAACTCACCTGGTATAACCGGAATTTGGTAGGAGCGGCTTTCGGTGGGTCTCTATATTCCATGTGCGATCCGTTTTTCATGTTTATTATTCTGATTCAGTTGGGAGAGGAATACATCGTCTGGGATAAGCATGCGTGTATAGAATTTGTAAAGCCGGGAAAAGGAACCGTTTATGCGGAGTTTCAGCTTTCTCCTGAGCAGATTGCTGATGTGAAAATGACAGTGGATAAAGAAGGGAAGGCTGTGTTTGAGTTTGCCTGTGAAGTGGTGGATGCAGATAAGAATATAGTAGCCAAAGTAAGTAAAGGTGTGTACGTACGAAGAAAAGACTTTGTGAAGCCGAATGGCTAG
- a CDS encoding DUF3109 family protein — protein sequence MIIVGDTVLSDDIKENFFVCDLEACKGACCVEGDAGAPLEDDETKIIEEIYPIVKDYITEEGRQAIARQGTWVIDKDGDKGTPTIGDNRECAYALYDDRGILKCGIEQAYLDGKISWKKPISCHMYPIRVTKYDQFDALNYDRWHICDPACQLGSSLKVPIYKFLKDALIRKYGEAWYTELVNEIEG from the coding sequence ATGATTATAGTAGGGGATACCGTGCTTTCGGATGACATTAAGGAGAATTTTTTTGTATGTGACCTAGAAGCATGCAAGGGGGCTTGCTGCGTGGAGGGTGATGCAGGTGCTCCACTGGAGGATGATGAGACTAAAATCATTGAAGAAATTTACCCTATAGTCAAAGACTACATCACTGAAGAAGGAAGACAGGCTATAGCCAGACAAGGAACCTGGGTAATAGACAAGGATGGAGACAAAGGTACTCCGACCATAGGAGATAACCGTGAGTGCGCCTACGCGCTGTATGATGACAGGGGTATATTGAAGTGCGGAATAGAACAAGCTTATCTGGATGGGAAGATTTCCTGGAAAAAACCCATTAGTTGCCATATGTATCCTATCAGGGTGACTAAATATGATCAGTTTGATGCATTAAATTATGACCGCTGGCATATATGCGATCCAGCCTGCCAGCTTGGTTCCAGTCTGAAAGTGCCCATCTACAAATTCCTCAAGGATGCTTTGATTAGGAAGTATGGTGAGGCTTGGTACACAGAACTGGTTAATGAAATTGAGGGCTGA
- a CDS encoding FAD-dependent oxidoreductase yields the protein MKRRDVLSTIGALSVGLTASGLAKGEVLQTPYKTVDRKLETEILIIGGGTAGSIAAIQAGRTGHEVILVECQSQLGGTVTTAGVAYPGLFFAWGKQVISGVGWELIQNTVELNGDSMPNFSIPHGREHWKHQIRINPALYAILLEEKCLEAGVNLRYYETPTSMEFKDNHWYVETVGKGIRTQIKCKQVIDSSGNALAASIAGFDLFKEKVTQPGTLMFTLGGYKFEDLDLERLKVSYEMAIDRGELIRGEFRGNIIALLKEKGDNVQHILGADSTTSETHTVANIKGRESLLKHLRFLKKQPGLGNIRIEEMRTETGVRETYRIDGLYRISYEDYITGKTYPDAIAYSYYPVDLHTHEGVVPEQLEEGIVPTIPLRAMIPKRSRNFMIAGRSICSDQLANSGLRVQASCMAMGQAAGAAAALAIERGVTPADLDMSELKRLIETHGGIVPRGGKIS from the coding sequence ATGAAGAGAAGAGATGTATTATCTACTATAGGAGCACTATCTGTTGGTCTTACTGCCAGCGGACTTGCAAAGGGAGAGGTACTACAAACTCCCTACAAAACAGTGGATAGAAAACTCGAAACAGAGATACTGATAATCGGTGGAGGCACAGCTGGTTCTATTGCGGCCATTCAGGCAGGCAGGACAGGGCATGAGGTGATTTTGGTGGAGTGCCAAAGTCAACTGGGCGGCACGGTTACCACTGCCGGTGTCGCTTACCCCGGTTTATTTTTCGCTTGGGGCAAACAGGTCATCAGTGGAGTAGGATGGGAGTTGATCCAAAATACAGTGGAATTAAATGGAGATTCCATGCCGAACTTCTCCATACCCCATGGTAGAGAGCATTGGAAGCACCAAATCAGGATAAATCCTGCTTTGTATGCAATCCTATTGGAGGAAAAATGTCTGGAAGCCGGAGTGAATCTGCGGTATTACGAGACTCCAACTTCTATGGAATTCAAGGATAACCACTGGTATGTAGAGACAGTGGGAAAAGGGATCCGGACACAGATCAAATGTAAGCAGGTGATAGACTCTTCCGGAAATGCCCTGGCGGCTTCTATAGCTGGGTTTGATTTATTTAAAGAAAAAGTAACTCAGCCTGGGACACTTATGTTTACCTTGGGCGGATATAAGTTTGAAGATCTTGACTTAGAGAGGCTTAAGGTTTCATATGAAATGGCGATTGATAGAGGGGAATTGATCCGGGGGGAATTTCGGGGGAATATTATTGCGCTACTTAAGGAGAAAGGGGACAACGTGCAGCATATACTCGGAGCTGATTCCACCACATCTGAGACTCATACTGTAGCAAATATCAAGGGAAGGGAATCCTTGCTGAAGCATTTAAGGTTTTTGAAAAAGCAGCCTGGACTGGGCAACATAAGGATCGAAGAAATGCGCACCGAAACAGGTGTCCGCGAAACCTATAGGATAGATGGCTTGTATAGAATAAGTTATGAGGATTATATTACTGGAAAAACTTATCCTGATGCGATAGCATATTCCTATTATCCGGTAGATTTACATACCCATGAAGGAGTAGTGCCAGAGCAATTGGAAGAAGGAATAGTTCCTACGATCCCTTTAAGGGCGATGATACCAAAGCGAAGCAGGAATTTCATGATTGCCGGAAGAAGTATCTGTAGTGACCAGTTGGCTAATTCGGGGCTTCGAGTTCAGGCTTCATGTATGGCGATGGGACAGGCTGCAGGAGCTGCAGCGGCCCTGGCGATCGAGAGGGGTGTCACTCCTGCAGATTTGGACATGAGTGAATTAAAAAGGCTAATTGAAACGCACGGAGGAATAGTTCCTCGTGGAGGAAAAATCAGTTAA
- a CDS encoding PQQ-dependent sugar dehydrogenase, whose translation MKTYFNTLLFIILGSQVACSQNSHPDDPTPDGNITVKEAFPELSFTRPVDFQHASDNSDRLFVVEQRGVISVFQNDEEAGERTEFLNLESKVDDSGNEEGLLGLAFHPEYESNGYFYVNFTASNPDRTVISRFSVSSTDPEQADASSELILLEFDQPYSNHNGGQISFGPDGYLYIAVGDGGSGGDPQGNGQNRNTLLGSILRIDVNKQDGTKNYSIPEDNPFANNTEGYREEIYAYGLRNPWRFSFDSSNGDLWTGDVGQNKYEEIDIIKKGGNYGWNTMEGFHCYNSSDCNTEGMEMPIWEYDRSQGDISVTGGFVYRGSAIPGIVGKYIYADYVSGRVWSLDVINPGSPVNTELLDTDFPISSFGIDQNQELYICGFDGKIYKLVQE comes from the coding sequence ATGAAGACCTACTTCAACACTTTACTATTTATAATTTTAGGTAGCCAAGTAGCTTGTTCACAGAATAGCCACCCCGATGATCCAACACCCGATGGCAACATCACAGTAAAAGAGGCGTTTCCCGAGTTATCTTTCACACGACCAGTGGATTTTCAGCATGCCAGTGATAACTCTGACCGTCTGTTTGTAGTGGAGCAGCGTGGAGTGATTTCTGTTTTTCAAAATGATGAGGAAGCGGGTGAAAGGACTGAATTCCTTAACCTCGAAAGTAAAGTCGATGATTCTGGAAATGAGGAAGGACTATTGGGACTCGCTTTCCACCCAGAATATGAAAGCAACGGATATTTCTACGTCAACTTTACAGCTTCCAATCCGGACAGAACAGTAATTTCACGGTTTAGCGTCTCTTCCACTGACCCCGAACAGGCAGATGCTTCCAGTGAGCTGATACTTCTGGAGTTTGACCAGCCCTATTCCAACCATAACGGCGGTCAAATTTCATTCGGCCCTGATGGATATCTTTATATAGCAGTGGGTGATGGTGGAAGTGGGGGTGATCCACAGGGAAATGGCCAAAACAGAAATACGCTATTAGGCAGTATCTTGCGAATAGATGTAAATAAACAAGATGGTACGAAGAATTATTCAATTCCGGAAGACAATCCTTTTGCTAATAATACAGAAGGGTATCGTGAGGAAATTTACGCCTATGGTCTACGAAACCCGTGGAGATTTAGCTTTGATTCGTCAAATGGCGACCTATGGACAGGCGATGTGGGACAGAATAAATACGAGGAGATCGATATCATCAAAAAAGGAGGCAACTACGGATGGAATACCATGGAGGGCTTCCACTGCTACAATTCGTCTGATTGTAATACGGAAGGGATGGAAATGCCTATTTGGGAATATGACCGCTCACAGGGAGATATTTCGGTCACAGGAGGGTTTGTCTATCGAGGTTCTGCTATCCCGGGAATTGTAGGTAAATACATATATGCAGATTATGTTTCGGGAAGAGTCTGGAGTTTGGACGTTATAAATCCTGGATCTCCTGTCAACACTGAACTTTTGGACACTGATTTCCCTATTTCATCATTTGGGATTGATCAAAATCAGGAATTATATATCTGCGGATTTGACGGAAAAATCTACAAACTTGTGCAGGAATAA
- a CDS encoding Gfo/Idh/MocA family oxidoreductase — MSKESSRRTFLKKTAVASSAAMVLPTFIPASAFGANDRINAAVLGINGRGKNHIQSLMAQKDVQVTTLCDPDMVLLREGQKAFKDKYSKDVALEQDLRKVMDDKDIDVISLATPNHWHALATIWACQAGKDVYVEKPGSHNLAEGRKMIQAAEKYDRIVQHGVQLRSSPAVQEAIELMRDGYIGRVYMARGLVFRMRGDIGVKGVSPVPEGLDYDLWTGPAPKVPFTRDLVHYNWHWHWDYGNGDVGNQGIHETDLCMWGLDVGFPTKITSMGGKYLWNDSKQVPEVLTSIYNYPEENKIIQFEVRPWYTNAEDGATVGNIFYGDKGYLVVDGYDKYKTFLGNDRTPGKSGDDGGEAASGMDRGAGGTDGHFANFIEAVRKHDKTLLNGPVETAHLSSGLAHLGNIAYRLGRVLDFDPKSEKFVNDTEADAMLTREYRPGFEMPDLM; from the coding sequence ATGAGTAAAGAATCATCTAGAAGGACTTTTCTGAAAAAGACGGCAGTTGCCAGTTCGGCAGCCATGGTGTTGCCGACATTCATACCAGCTTCTGCATTTGGTGCCAATGACCGGATCAATGCAGCGGTATTAGGCATCAACGGTAGAGGCAAAAACCATATTCAAAGCCTTATGGCTCAAAAGGATGTACAGGTAACTACACTCTGTGACCCTGATATGGTGCTGCTGAGGGAAGGTCAGAAGGCATTTAAAGACAAATACAGCAAAGACGTAGCTTTGGAGCAAGATCTCCGAAAGGTGATGGACGACAAGGATATAGACGTAATAAGCCTTGCTACCCCAAATCACTGGCATGCGCTGGCTACTATTTGGGCATGTCAGGCGGGCAAGGATGTCTATGTGGAGAAGCCCGGTTCACACAATTTAGCTGAAGGCCGTAAGATGATCCAGGCGGCTGAAAAGTATGACAGGATCGTTCAGCACGGTGTTCAGCTACGTAGCTCTCCAGCGGTGCAAGAGGCAATAGAATTAATGCGAGATGGGTATATCGGCAGAGTATATATGGCCAGAGGGTTGGTCTTTAGAATGCGCGGAGATATAGGCGTTAAGGGAGTTTCCCCGGTGCCGGAGGGATTGGATTATGATCTTTGGACCGGGCCTGCACCCAAAGTGCCATTTACCCGTGACCTTGTGCATTACAACTGGCACTGGCACTGGGACTATGGCAACGGTGACGTAGGTAATCAAGGGATTCACGAGACAGACCTTTGCATGTGGGGACTTGATGTAGGATTCCCTACCAAAATCACTTCCATGGGAGGCAAATACCTATGGAATGACAGCAAGCAAGTGCCAGAGGTATTGACATCCATATATAACTATCCAGAGGAGAACAAGATTATCCAGTTTGAAGTACGTCCTTGGTACACCAATGCTGAGGATGGAGCGACAGTAGGAAATATCTTCTATGGAGATAAGGGCTACCTGGTAGTAGATGGATATGATAAGTATAAGACCTTCTTGGGCAATGATCGTACTCCTGGCAAATCTGGTGATGACGGGGGAGAAGCAGCTTCAGGTATGGACAGAGGAGCTGGAGGTACTGACGGACATTTTGCCAATTTCATTGAGGCAGTTCGAAAGCATGATAAAACCTTGCTGAACGGCCCAGTGGAAACGGCACATCTTTCTTCCGGATTGGCACATTTAGGAAATATTGCGTATAGACTTGGGCGTGTATTGGACTTTGATCCAAAGTCTGAAAAATTTGTCAATGACACAGAAGCAGACGCCATGTTGACACGGGAATATAGGCCTGGATTTGAGATGCCTGATTTAATGTGA